One segment of Leptodactylus fuscus isolate aLepFus1 chromosome 7, aLepFus1.hap2, whole genome shotgun sequence DNA contains the following:
- the IST1 gene encoding IST1 homolog, translating into MLGSGFKAERLRVNLRLVINRLKLLEKKKTELAQKARKEIADYLSSGKDERARIRVEHIIREDYLVEAMEILELYCDLLLARFGLIQSMKELDPGLGEAVSTLIWAAPRLQTEVSELKIVADQLCAKYSKEYGKLCRTNQIGTVNDRLMHKLSVEAPPKILVERYLIEIAKNYNVPYEPDSVVMAEVPTGVEADLIDVGFSDDIKKGGGGGGGGFGVALPTVPAMQMPTPTIPFNYPAPGGPETFNGPPVGIYQPFGNQTPPAMGMGPPPIPSMPPTYESIGDSGPQANAPPQDGPGNLAPIAKPRTKIPDNFVLPELPSVPDTLPAASAGAGTSNSEDIDFDDLSRRFEELKKKT; encoded by the exons ATGTTGGGCTCCGGGTTCAAGGCTGAGCGGCTTCGAGTGAATTTGAGGCTTGTCATAAATCGACTGAAACtcctggaaaagaaaaaaa CTGAGTTAGCACAAAAGGCCAGAAAGGAGATTGCGGACTATTTATCCTCTGGGAAGGATGAGAGGGCGAGGATTCGGGTGGAACACATTATTCGAGAAGATTATCTAGTAGAAGCCATGGAGATCTTAGAGCTGTACTGTGATCTGCTTCTGGCCCGATTTGGATTAATTCAGTCCATGAA ggagcTGGATCCTGGACTAGGTGAAGCGGTCTCCACTCTGATCTGGGCAGCTCCACGTCTACAGACTGAAGTATCTGAACTGAAAATT GTTGCTGATCAACTCTGTGCAAAGTATAGCAAAGAATATGGCAAACTGTGCAGGACAAACCAGATTGGTACCGTCAATGACAGG CTGATGCACAAGTTGAGTGTGGAGGCTCCACCAAAAATCCTGGTAGAGAGATACCTTATTGAGATTGCTAAGAACTACAATGTGCCCTATGAACCAGATTCTGTGGTTATG GCCGAGGTTCCCACAGGTGTTGAGGCAGATCTTATAGATGTTGGATTTTCTGATGACATAAAgaaaggaggaggtggaggaggtggaggatTTGGAGTGGCCTTGCCAACTGTACCAGCTATGCAGATGCCCACTCCTACAATACCATTCAATTACCCTGCACCTGGTGGTCCG GAGACTTTCAATGGACCGCCTGTGGGAATCTATCAACCTTTTGGTAATCAAACTCCTCCAGCAATGGGTATGGGGCCCCCACCAATACCATCTATGCCTCCTACATATGAGTCT ATTGGTGATAGCGGGCCTCAAGCAAATGCTCCTCCTCAAGATG GTCCTGGTAATCTAGCACCTATTGCTAAACCACGAACAAAAATACCAGATAATTTTGTCCTTCCAGAATTACCTTCTGTTCCAGACACACTCCCCGCTGCTTCTGCTGGAGCCGGCACTTCTAATTCAGAAGACATTGATTTTGATGACCTGTCACGCAGATTTGAGGAGCTGAAGAAGAAAACTTAA